From the genome of Labrus mixtus chromosome 17, fLabMix1.1, whole genome shotgun sequence:
tttgacctgttctttatgttcctTCTTTGACAATCATATTTACACGCTGAGGTATCTGAGGTTTGAGTTTCACTTCTGGGTTCTAAGGCTGTTTATCACCTCACTGCACACACAGGAAGTTATTTTGTCTCGTTCGCTTTCCCTCAGCAAAGTCGTGACAGACAGACGAACAGGAAGTTAAGCCGTTTTATTGAGTGTGAGCTGTCTGATGATGTTTCGTCTGTCCTCAGAGCCAAACAGCTACGAGAAGAAGGCGGGGATTCGAGTGGACGGGTTCCAGCTGGGTCAGGATTTCACCCATCTCAGGGAGATGATGTCACAGTCTGAACTTTACCGCCACGCTGGACTGTTCGGGCCGGACGTCGGTCAGCCCAGAGACCACAGGACGGACATCATGCAGGGGTGAGACGTCACACGGCGTCCTTACTGTCAGAGGCTAAAATACCACTCAGGATGAATAAAATACTGAGAGATGATCTTTTTCACGCCTGTCTGACCTCCCACGGACTGTTCCCCAGTCCAGGTGATCCAGAACAGAACACCTGGACTGTGGAAAACTAGCAGCGTCCCGTCAGAGGACGTCAGGCTGCCAGGTCAGAGATACAGCCGGGGTCCACACCTTTCTGTGCCTTAAAGCCATCAGTCAAATCTTCAAATCGATTCTAAACCGTCCAGGTAGCCAGGGCAGGTGTGCTAAACGGGAGTGTTGTGATCTTTACCTTAAGCACCAGTTCAAATTCTCGCCGCAGCGTTTTGGACGAGCTGGAGCCGTTTGATGGCGAATAGAGAGAGATGCGTTAGTGTAAAAGGAGACGATCTAAAAGCATGGATGACCTTAACACGGTTCTGCATGACATTAAAATCCACTAACATCAAAgagaaaaacttttaaaaaccttgGACATTGGGTTCAGATTGTGACTCTCTAACTGAGTTACAGATTCTCGTGAGCGTTAATTATTTGCAGAAGTGTTTCAATTAGGAATGTCTGTTTCTAAGTTTGTCACGCAGAAAGTCATCGGAGACAtctcacgtgtgtgtgtgtgtgtgtgtccgtgtgtgtgtgtgtccttgtatgtgtgtgttgcaggtttCTGCAGAGTGGAGCAGACGCTGTAGATGCTGTGACCTGGCATCAGTAAGTTCATCAAACCTCACATCGTTTATTTGTATAAATCTGAAGTGATTTGAGATCACAGCTGTTTGTTGCTTCACCTTTTATTTTAACGTTTGGATGGTTTCATGTAGAAAACTACTTTCTTAACATACACTTTGTATacacagcagctgtgtgtgtgtgtgtgactcgtGGCGTGCATCGTTTGAAAGCTTTGCGCGTTGAGATCAACAGCCACGATCTACACATCCGTCAGACCAACGACAAACACATTACCATAAACGACTGTGTACTGACTCACCGTTTAAAGTTTGACTTTTCTGGGCGTAACACAAAAACCGCCTGCTGCATCTCCAAGAGTCCCCGAGATCCAAACCCAGAACACATTCCATCCTCAGACTGATTCAAATCAGACGCTGCTATCCTGATATTTCACTTTTCTCAGGACATTAACATGGCGCCTGCACTCAGAGCTCTCGAATGGCGGCACATTTCGCCAATCACACGCCACCATTCACTGCTCCCAGCCTGTAACAaccaatgagagcctgagttgaCCTCTCTACACAGAATAGCTCAAAGCCCCACGTTATATCAGCTTCAGTTCACACCTTTTATTGAGTTATGCAGTCATTTCATCACATTCTGAAACTCCAGACTCTGAGCTTTAAAGGAGACCTTATTGGTGCTCGTAGTCCAAACCGTTTGAGAAGAGAACTTTTGTCACCATAAGTCTGGATATTCATTTTTTAGTCTGATTTTACAGCATGTTGAAGTTAATCCACTGTAGCGTCTTCCTGCTGAGTGATGGAAATAAACGACAGGTTTGTTGGCGCTGAACATTCGTTCTGTCTCCTGTTCTTCAGTTATTACGTGAACGGCAGGGACACGTCCCTGGAGGACTTCCTGGATCCTGAAGTTCTGGACACTCTGACCCTAAAGACCAATGAAGTCCTACAGGTAAGCAGATGTTTGAGACGTGGGCAGGTGAAACAACATGTTATAatctgtgtctcctctcctggTTCAGACGGTGAAGCTGGTTTCTCCGGGGAAGAAGGTGTGGCTCGGGGAGACCAGTTCGGCCTTCGGGGGAGGAGCCGCCGGTCTGTCGGACACGTTCGTCGCAGGATTCATGTGAGTCTCTACGAGGCTGAGGGGCACTGAGATCGAGTCAAGTCCAGCTCTAATAAAAGACCGTTTCAGATCCTGTGGTAAACGTCTTGGTGGTggtggagtaatcccaggatgagtctgcagagggcgctaagcGTTTTGTTCTGTTAATCACGCCATAGTCCCCCGATATAAAACCAAGAACTTCACCAGACgacttcaagcctctacgtaagccGGTGAAACCTCTTAGGGtgttttcccatcatgcatgATTTtttcgctgtgtgtgtgtgtgtgtgtgtgtgtgtgtgtgtgtgtgtgtgtgtgtgtgtgtgatgcatgaTTTCTTCCCAAGTCAGTACGTtagtgttcacactgatcacaggaaacggactttggggtcaagtgtgTTCAGATCAGGGTCCAGGTCCCTAGTATGAAACCACCCTTACATAGACGCTCTTCTCCCACCACTGGAGAGCAGCACtcctctggcagccctgcagcattctgctgctggccaatcagaagaaagtgagCTTGTAGGGAgggggggtcttaaagagacagtaactgAAACAAGATTTTTTACAGACACCAGTATCAGATCAATGAAATTGTGTAAAGCTGCTCTGAAGGTTTCACACACTGACCACATGAGAGGTGGACACGAGGAGACTCAGACTCACCGTGTTACTCGAGGATCATAAAGATAAACTTTTGGATTCAGATTTTAAAGAGTTGAACTGAACACAGGGAGGTGGAGGGCACACAGATCTCTAATTGTGTttaacaggggggggggggggggggctcgcaGCTGATTGAGTTTAGTGATTACCCATCAGCCCCGGTCTCGTGACAAACctacacacagctgctgctcagttTAAACCACGATCACATGGACACGCTACACAGCGGCTCTGAAACCGTCCTGTCATTACCACAAGAACCAAGTGTACCACGGTATGGAGACGTGGTCACGTGATGGTGGTGTAGAGACGTGGTCATGTGACGGCGGTATGGAGACTGGAGACGTGGTCACGTGATGGTGGTGTAGAGATGTGGTCATGTGACGGCGGTATGGAGACTGGAGACGTGGTCACGTGACGGTGGTGTAGAGACGTGGTCACGTGACGGTGGCGGTGGTATGGAGACTGGAGGCATGGTCACGTGGCGGCGGTGGTGTGGAGACGTGGTCACGTGAACAAACTACACCGTGCCACAGTAACCCCTCGGCCAACCAGGGCGCCTGTTCTAATATTGTAACAGTAATGAATgtgattttctgtgtttatatttttattaacgCACATGTTGGCGTTGCTGCCTCGTCGTTCCTGCATCATTCACACGCTTCAGGGTTGTTCCACGCCGCGTCTCATCGCTGTGAcctctgtgtgtcctctgcaGGTGGCTGGATAAACTGGGCCTGGCCGCCACGCTGGGTCTTGACGTGGTGATGAGACAGGTGTTTGTCGGCTCTGGGAGTTATCACCTGGTGGACGAAAACCTGGACCCACTTCCTGTGAGCGGTCTCGCACGCTAAGGCGGTTAAAAATGTTCCACTGCTGCTCGTTCTGACAGGACGCTCTGTAAcgtctcctccttcttcttcttctctcaggaTTACTGGCTGTCTGTTCTCTACAAGAGACTCGTTGGACCGGAGGTTTTAAAAGTTGAAGCCTTTTCTGACTTTTCCCGCCACAAACGAGTGAGGCTGTACCTGCACTGCGCGCACCAGCAGAggtatagagaacaaaccatatgacgtatttttggaggccaacccggaagtagcatcgccatggggtctaacgagaattcgcCCTATGGGATTTTTGAATTGGATTTTCGATccttgcagaaaataagctctgtggcaaacgcacgtttctgaagcgtatgcgttttgttcagcaggataatcttcacagatgaacgccatgtttatgatgtttgaagcgttaatgcggccgacagaagtaaaaagctaacgttatgctacacgctaactacaccacggttgaatgattgtgacgtcaaccactgtagtcacatttagccacttgttagcaaccgcccttttaaagacgtgtaaaaacttcaaaattcacaagtgggggtattacctaaagtagtttatgtggtctaacaaaacgccaacatctcttaagcttgtgttaaccacagaccttattccAGGTGTCttaccacaaacccattcaaaatccccgttgacttttagaccatagaccccatggcgctcaaatgctaacttacttcgggttttaggactcattcctgtggcgctctattcCTCCTCCATGAATCCCCTCCTCAGTGTGTCCGCTCCGCCTCTGATCTCTGTGTTTACTGCGCAGATACAGACGAGGAGCCGTCACGCTCATCTCCATGAACCTGAGGAATAAAGCGGTCAGGATCTCCGTTCCTGCTCGTCTCTCGTCCAGCACAGTGGAGGCGTTTGTTCTCCAGTCGGAGCGTCCGGGGGAGGAGGGGCTGTACTCCAGGTGCTCGTCAATACACTCATTCATCACCGCGTGACGCCTGGTTTATTCTCCTCTGGAGTCACGGGAAGAGTCacgtttcttttttctgtcctcatttcccttttttttttttttttttttttgttatgattaacatttttattgttttcaaatgttttacaacagtACAATACCAGACAATGAATGATCTAGAACAATACCCAACAAGGGTAACACTATCaatgcaggacaaaaaaaaagacaaacagaaaagaaaagaaaaaaaaccagacctgacaaacaaaaatgataatTAAGGTAAATTAAATACAGGAATTAAGCAAGACGgttaaaatatatgtaaagaaataaaaattaaaaaaattaaaataacaaaattccACAACCACAACATGATTATATCAGATTAGGCTGGTTGGAAGTGTTAAGTTGTCCACCTTTTACAGAAAGTTGAGTTTCCATAAGATTTACAGGGGGCTGCTCATTTCCCTTTTTAACAATCTGAGCAGCATCTCTGAtccactcacacaaacatgttttatccaacagcagcagcactttaaATCTCATACAGCTGCTTTCACATCCGCAGAAAACTCaggctgagcgtcatgtgtgaacacaaacagctgaatgtttctctctttctcacccggagtttctcctccagtctCCTCGTATtaattctgcagaaagtcagagtgagctgatgtgagaacgcagcaggatataatcaggagaattcacctggagcgagtggtgACGATTATtctctgtgatcgctgcacgaccatagactgtctgcacaccacctctaccatctccgtgctctaatgaacctgctgcattatgtttcctgttctccagtatgttcttctccactctttagttcacattgagattctgttccaCTACATGtggcattgatagaaagacaaatattcacattatagcgtcgtatagaggactctgtagCTTCAACTGCTACTTCCACATCGTTCTTTTTACATctcgtcttacctcaggagaccccccctgtctgacagggttagtctcccgctgtgaggttaATATGTGAACGACAaaatcaggagaatatccggagcagtcctcctaaaatgatctagatattttcaggagtgcatgtgtgaagaaAGCTACAGACGGAAGGGAAGCATCTTTTCTGATCTAAATTTGAATAATAACTGTGTTGACTACACCAAAAACAATAgatttataaatgtaaatatgttgatTTAAGTCACTGCCAGAAGAaaatctattctattcttcAACACTACACACAGAAAAGGGATGAAGGTTTGATGTCTTACCTCAGATAACAGCTTCGTTTAGttgtcttctttgtgtttgtcgTCATAACAGTGTGACGCTGCTCAAAGTGATAAACAAAGGAATGTAAAAGGAGGAAATGAAACGATAAAATGTTCATCCCGTCAAAAGAAAAGACCGGAGGGCATCGAGTTTGAGAGGATTTGTCCACAACAAAGTATgcacatgaaatgaaatgaggaATGTGCAAACTAATAAAGTGCAGAAAGATGTCAGAATACAATGTTAGAATAAATCTCTAGTTTCCTCACGTTGAAGACCGAGGAGCTCCTCTGCAAAACCAAATCCTCGCTctgtaaaaagtaaataaaatccCCCAAACAGAAGCAGCAactggcgccccctgtggacagagtGTGTATTGTGAAGTCCACTTTAAAGATCTGGTAGTCTGGGTTTGGTAATCTTTCAAAGTCTGGACCTGGATCAGGGGGTCCCAGTCcagtttttattaaattaaggGGTATAAAAGTGAGCTGGATCACCTGATCCTGGGACCCTGTGTACTTTATATCAATCAGGATATGTTATGAACTTCATGCTACCTGTGTGCCTCTGCTTTcggtctttatgctaagctaagctaacatccTGTGCTCAGCTCAGAGCGGAACACGCTGacatctttgtgttttccttGCAGGTCTGTGACCCTGAATAAAGACGTTTTAAAGATGGTGGACGATAAAACTCTCCCTGAGTTGAAAGGAGCTCGTCTCCCGCCGTCTGAACATCTACAACTTCCTGCTTACTCGCTGGCGTTTTTCGTCTTTATCGACGCCGGAGCTGCCGCCTGTTTGTGACCTCTGTGACACCTGGACACGGACTCCTCAGAGGGACAATTTTATACGCCAACGATATCACCTTTAAACCAGCAGGTGTGTCACTGAGAGCTGCTCATCACTGGACGACAAAGACCTTGAGTCAGATTTAAACAGAGActgaaggtttttatttatatgaaaTAATGATTGCTGTGTTACTGAAGTTTCCTTTCTATTTGCGATAAACGTTGTTGTTGACCTGAATCAGTGTTGATCTGAGCCTCCTTGTTCATTAAAACCTCCAACAtcaatttaaaggagcagtatgtaactctgacccctagtggttaaaatgggtacggcagtctaaattctaaacattgtagagagctgtctccccctcctctctagagtcgatgctcacacaggtcaccatgtggtgtacactgaagcttcagtgtttatccagctctgcatcggtctgtaaacctttctgtgttctaacctctctccatttttcaaaagcatctccaatattgatcctagtttgagcacgtttctgctcgtggaacttattagaaacatgcagagactttttaggtcgggtacaatcacttctatctgaaccacttctcttgcccgcttccatcactgcaacacctgttggtttgacctgataactgctctcatatctggcaaaccgaggggc
Proteins encoded in this window:
- the hpse gene encoding heparanase, producing the protein MKSFPVFLLLLLLSPRTEGLKTRDQNSSHVPDVDLVVDVSSAVRRVDLRFLSVTIDASLASEEKFMYLLDSPKIRTLARALTPSFLRFGGTRQDFMVFTPQRSHEQGSGDAAALSCDKLELPPWLEERLKNEWTQQQVILMKEDLRRKYRRVKFTENTIDMLHSFTNCSGMDLIFGLNALLRTADNAWNSSNARQLLQYCESRRYTMCWELGNEPNSYEKKAGIRVDGFQLGQDFTHLREMMSQSELYRHAGLFGPDVGQPRDHRTDIMQGFLQSGADAVDAVTWHHYYVNGRDTSLEDFLDPEVLDTLTLKTNEVLQTVKLVSPGKKVWLGETSSAFGGGAAGLSDTFVAGFMWLDKLGLAATLGLDVVMRQVFVGSGSYHLVDENLDPLPDYWLSVLYKRLVGPEVLKVEAFSDFSRHKRVRLYLHCAHQQRYRRGAVTLISMNLRNKAVRISVPARLSSSTVEAFVLQSERPGEEGLYSRSVTLNKDVLKMVDDKTLPELKGARLPPSEHLQLPAYSLAFFVFIDAGAAACL